The following coding sequences lie in one Aspergillus puulaauensis MK2 DNA, chromosome 3, nearly complete sequence genomic window:
- a CDS encoding putative R3H and G-patch domain protein (COG:S;~EggNog:ENOG410QDR0;~InterPro:IPR000467,IPR036867,IPR034082,IPR001374;~PFAM:PF01585,PF01424;~go_function: GO:0003676 - nucleic acid binding [Evidence IEA]), translating into MARFNKTNARKASRNPQTGENPGYLSMQQEARNTGCRNLWHSNSQLRHQTVQFVSAGNLEQSQEHKPASIAEEPSRNGESHMGGETSELIPNDFCGYQSDSSPANENVAMTGSPGLPVRLRPLSPTDSSEDEVIFRGRRTRSKPPSNCHVDSRSAPINGGVLAEIDGEPPAYTQAPITSTDLSPDDASSVAFGEDTPDWIGINGHSNRNKISDEDDVLADYIAHILENESEIDGSSSAEGRHFEHGTIQPISQNVTRSSVSEDDGSDHHGSSPAEVLGDAHATPSGLSRSTRKKSKKSIFASATAFTDALELDPYYGLDVMDFSRPSLSKKKYKKHAHCNFEAVDTELENELVNAWNNDRLKKKAKKREREDLRVQGLLGRRKNDPDLKAKYVNGIDIEDLKSEIRLFLLSPKNSLSLPPMTKHRRMLIHDMAHSLRLTSQSRGKGSSRFPVLSKTSRTPKYTHRTVSQMERVFSKEKFSSRALMAWDKSRSRPDKAKRGHGNVSYVDGDVVGASAPEIGAGNKGRAMLEKMGWSTGTALGAINNKGILLPVAQVVKNSKTGLG; encoded by the exons ATGGCTCGCTTTAACAAGACCAACGCACGAAAGGCTAGCAGAAATCCACAGACAG GTGAAAACCCAGGCTACCTTTCTATGCAGCAAGAAGCACGAAACACTGGATGCCGCAATCTATGGCATTCGAATTCCCAGCTCCGCCACCAGACAGTCCAGTTTGTGAGTGCAGGCAACCTTGAACAGTCTCAGGAACATAAGCCTGCCTCCATAGCCGAGGAGCCTTCCAGAAACGGGGAATCTCACATGGGGGGGGAAACATCTGAATTAATTCCAAATGACTTCTGCGGATATCAGTCAGACTCCAGCCCAGCCAACGAAAATGTGGCAATGACAGGAAGCCCAGGACTTCCTGTTCGGCTACGTCCTCTCTCCCCTACAGATTcgagcgaggatgaagtcatCTTCCGGGGTAGGCGGACGCGAAGCAAACCACCGTCAAATTGCCACGTCGACTCACGAAGCGCCCCAATTAATGGCGGCGTGCTTGCAGAAATCGATGGTGAGCCACCAGCTTATACGCAGGCGCCTATTACATCTACGGATTTGTCACCAGACGATGCATCATCAGTTGCTTTCGGCGAAGACACTCCCGATTGGATAGGAATTAACGGCCACTCCAATCGCAATAAAATAtcagacgaggatgatgtctTAGCTGACTACATCGCACACATACTTGAAAACGAATCAGAGATTGAcggctcctcttcagccgAGGGACGACATTTTGAACATGGAACTATACAGCCCATTTCGCAGAATGTGACTCGCTCCTCGGTAAGCGAAGATGACGGATCTGATCATCACGGCTCCTCACCAGCGGAGGTACTAGGGGATGCACATGCCACGCCCTCTGGCTTATCTCGTTCGACTCgaaaaaaatctaaaaagAGCATATTTGCCTCGGCAACTGCCTTTACCGATGCACTGGAACTCGATCCCTATTATGGGCTAGATGTCATGGATTTCAGCAGGCCAAGCCTAAGcaagaagaaatataaaaaacaCGCACATTGCAATTTTGAAGCCGTTGATACGGAGCTGGAAAATGAGCTGGTAAATGCCTGGAACAACGATCGCTTAAAGAAaaaagcgaagaagagggaaCGGGAAGATCTTCGAGTTCAAGGACTCCTAGGCCGACGCAAGAATGATCCGGACTTAAAAGCCAAGTATGTGAATGGTATAGACATCGAGGATTTGAAATCCGAGATACGGTTGTTCCTTCTTTCACCAAAGAATAG CTTATCACTCCCTCCGATGACCAAGCATCGCAGAATGCTTATTCATGACATGGCACATTCCTTGCGCTTAACCTCACAGTCACGCGGCAAAGGCTCCTCCCGCTTTCCTGTTCTGTCAAAGACGTCACGGACACCAAAATATACGCATAGGACAGTATCGCAAATGGAACGGGTGTTCTCAAAGGAAAAGTTCAGTTCTCGCGCTTTAATGGCATGGGACAAATCTCGCAGTCGGCCGGATAAAGCTAAGCGTGGCCATGGAAATGTCTCTTACGTGGATGGTGACGTCGTCGGTGCTTCAGCACCCGAAATAGGTGCGGGAAACAAAGGAAGAGCGATGCTGGAAAAGATGGGTTGGAGTACAGGAACCGCTCTTGGTGCCATCAATAATAAGGGCATCCTTTTGCCGGTTGCGCAAGTAGTGAAGAACTCGAAAACTGGATTGGGTTAA
- a CDS encoding uncharacterized protein (COG:S;~EggNog:ENOG410PHBI;~InterPro:IPR036623,IPR001810,IPR032698,IPR011722, IPR036047;~PFAM:PF08755,PF13369;~TransMembrane:1 (o12-36i);~go_function: GO:0003677 - DNA binding [Evidence IEA];~go_function: GO:0005515 - protein binding [Evidence IEA]) yields the protein MVLSLSEFPEEILYNILLFCSASDTIVVGCAARRFWGVANEPLLWRQYCQTHFKFWAQRHDMPAKLASPVSSVDWKALYITRHLVDRTTSQLLDSILTSQTGRIEKFRSIIRFGYDAKDTLLRNIFVDSCTEDHLARRFVIFGCLKHYSNTCERYYAEAVLTSLHRSIAIPEWDALRNGSAISLANAVGAFDLFIPESRFGNFDEINDRLDGIFSRFLLEYPDTLNMSPREKASAIAAYLRAHSMIGIEPGREYHCLEHNFLGLALDDAGHNSLPLVSAVIYCHIAQRFGLNARPCGFPFHVHVIVMPPLGFDIDGNTLDTNTQFEPIYMDPFRSSKETPTADMKAQLNFLGTSPMEQSAFLGESRTSEIVLRCSKNILNSVQRIGQFPGGRLVPVDVGCARYAALWSSLLLSNPLRPAELRHHLLWLMELVATDFPYDVYLVEQYVASIFGGTLEFEHIMESVHVIRAVDAMQKQPKRRPSGHKRVSYRIGQVFRHRRYNYSAIITGWDAECGAGEQWMRRMGVDHLQSGRHQSFYHVIVEDKSVRYVAEENVEVITPVMSELPPALVTVAGRYFKRWDCASRKFVSNMMDEYPDD from the exons ATGGTCCTGTCTCTCAGCGAATTTCCAGAAGAAATACTCTACAATATCTTGTTGTTTTGCAGTGCCTCGGACACAATCGTTGTAGGATGCGCTGCGCGACGGTTTTGGGGGGTTGCAAACGAACCACTATTATGGAGGCAATACTGCCAGACTCACTTTAAATTTTGGGCCCAAAGGCATGACATGCCAGCAAAGCTTGCGAGCCCAGTCTCGAGTGTGGATTGGAAAGCGCTCTACATAACCCGACATCTTGTTGATCGCACCACCAGTCAACTCCTGGACAGCATCCTTACCAGTCAAACTGGAAGGATAGAAAAATTTCGATCAATTATCCGGTTTGGTTATGATGCAAAGGACACTCTTCTGCGCAATATTTTCGTCGACTCGTGTACAGAGGACCACCTAGCTCGCAGGTTTGTGATCTTCGGCTGCTTGAAACACTACTCTAACACCTGTGAAAGATACTATGCCGAAGCGGTCCTGACTAGTTTACACCGAAGCATCGCCATTCCAGAATGGGATGCACTTAGAAATGGGAGTGCGATATCGCTTGCTAATGCGGTAGGCGCGTTTGACCTTTTCATACCCGAAAGCAGATTTGGAAATTTTGATGAG ATTAACGATAGGCTGGACGGGATATTTTCCCGTTTTCTCCTCGAGTATCCAGATACACTCAATATGAGCCCTCGCGAAAAGGCGAGTGCTATCGCTGCATATTTGAGAGCTCATAGCATGATCGGTATCGAACCCGGCCGGGAGTATCACTGCCTAGAACACAACTTTCTAGGCCTTGCACTGGATGATGCCGGGCATAATTCACTACCGTTGGTGTCAGCGGTCATATACTGTCATATTGCACAGAGGTTTGGACTTAATGCCCGTCCATGCGGGTTTCCTTTCCACGTCCATGTTATTGTTATGCCTCCTTTGGGTTTTGACATTGACGGTAACACTTTGGATACTAATACTCAATTTGAACCGATTTACATGGATCCCTTTCGTTCCAGCAAAGAGACCCCAACGGCGGACATGAAGGCTCAATTGAATTTTCTGGGGACATCACCAATGGAGCAATCGGCCTTTTTGGGTGAATCAAGGACATCTGAGATTGTGCTACGGTGCAGCaagaatattttaaattCAGTACAACGTATCGGTCAGTTTCCCGGTGGGCGATTGGTGCCAGTCGATGTTGGTTGCGCGCGATATGCTGCACTTTGGTCGTCCTTGTTATTATCAAACCCTCTCCGGCCGGCTGAGTTGCGACATCACCTTCTTTGGTTAATGGAGCTAGTCGCGACGGACTTTCCGTACGATGTGTATCTCGTTGAGCAATATGTTGCGTCTATTTTCGGTGGGACGCTGGAATTTGAACATATTATGGAGAGCGTACATGTCATCAGAGCCGTCGATGCCATGCAGAAACAGCCGAAACGGCGGCCTTCTGGGCACAAGAGGGTGAGCTATCGCATTGGTCAAGTATTCAGACATCGTCGTTATAATTATTCGGCTATAATTACGGGTTGGGATGCTGAGTGCGGGGCTGGCGAGCAgtggatgagaaggatggGGGTGGACCATCTCCAAAGCGGAAGACACCAAAGCTTCTACCATGTGAT TGTGGAGGACAAGAGCGTCCGATATGTTGCTGAGGAAAATGTTGAAGTCATAACACCGGTCATGTCAGAGCTACCGCCAGCACTGGTTACGGTGGCGGGGAGGTATTTCAAACGCTGGGATTGTGCATCACGAAAATTTGTGAGTAATATGATGGATGAGTATCCTGATGATTAG
- a CDS encoding putative C2H2 finger domain protein (COG:O;~EggNog:ENOG410PJS0;~InterPro:IPR036236,IPR018253,IPR001623,IPR036869, IPR022755,IPR003604,IPR013087;~PFAM:PF13912,PF00226,PF12171,PF12874;~go_function: GO:0003676 - nucleic acid binding [Evidence IEA];~go_function: GO:0008270 - zinc ion binding [Evidence IEA]), which yields MGQGQSTAQAGPGDSNEKGATKKDYYELLEVDQNASPEEVKKAYRKKALELHPDRNFGNVHAATNLFAEIQSAYEVLSDPQERSWYDSHRDAFLGRDGEGDVTENSHKTRMMSAADILRLFSKFSPQMEFTDAPNGFYGGLRETFAQLALEEESACRWEDLDIIKYPSFGSRDDVFALVRDFYAVWGSFSTKKSFSWKDAYRCSEAPDRRVRRLMEKENRRLREGAIREFNEAVRSLVAFAKKRDPRYKSYRDSSLQHREALRQSAASQATKSRAANQARLRSHVLQDWAKSEELEEDVAESSDEDETEQFECIVCRKSFKSQNQFQAHERSKKHIKAVKQLRWEMKIQNDELNLGDAANDNRDTKTAGDGSHEEEDPVNISTSPSGRSLDRSNGKKEHSHPERFKSDKLVAESCCKQQGSSDCNPGHNLQKSASHDYDADYAPREILERRLDRENSPTEMLMDSVDNLSQDLSAASLNETSSSATVKVGKAKQKRAKKAAIADERLQLTECTVCNASFSSRNKLFSHLKLHR from the exons ATGGGCCAAGGTCAGTCAACAGCCCAAGCGGGCCCTGGGGATTCAAACGAGAAGGGTGCTACAAAGAAAGACTATTATGAGCTTCTTGAGGTGGATCAAAATGCGTCGCCGGAAGA GGTCAAGAAGGCCTATAGAAAAAAGGCACTAGAGCTACATCCTGACCGAAACTTTGGGAATGTACACGCCGCAACGAACCTGTTTGCAGAGATTCAATCTGCCTACGAAGTGCTTTCGGATCCCCAAGAACGATCATGGTATGATTCTCACCGTGACGCCTTTTTAGGGCGCGATGGTGAGGGTGATGTGACTGAAAATTCTCACAAAACGCGCATGATGTCAGCTGCCGATATTCTCAGATTATTCTCAAAGTTCAGTCCCCAGATGGAGTTTACCGACGCACCGAATGGGTTTTATGGTGGCCTGCGTGAAACATTTGCACAACTTGcgctggaagaagaatcaGCATGTCGCTGGGAAGAcctagatattattaaatacccATCTTTTGGATCTCGCGATGACGTTTTTGCACTTGTGCGTGATTTCTACGCTGTATGGGGCAGCTTTTCGACCAAAAAATCTTTTTCGTGGAAAGATGCCTACCGGTGCTCGGAGGCTCCAGATCGCCGCGTTCGTCGATtgatggagaaagaaaataggCGTCTGCGAGAAGGAGCAATTCGCGAATTCAATGAAGCTGTTAGATCGCTTGTGGCGTTTGCAAAAAAGAGAGACCCGCGCTATAAATCTTATAGGGATAGCTCGTTGCAACACCGTGAAGCGCTTCGCCAGTCTGCCGCTTCCCAGGCGACCAAGTCACGAGCAGCAAATCAAGCAAGGTTGCGGAGCCATGTCCTGCAAGATTGGGCGAAGtccgaggagctcgaggaagatGTGGCAGAAAGctccgacgaagatgagACAGAGCAGTTCGAATGCATTGTGTGCCGCAAGAGTTTCAAGAGTCAAAATCAGTTTCAGGCCCACGAGCGTAGTAAGAAACACATCAAAGCTGTGAAGCAGCTTCGTTGGGAGATGAAGATTCAGAATGACGAGCTTAACTTAGGAGATGCGGCCAATGATAATAGGGACACGAAAACGGCTGGAGATGGTTCtcatgaggaagaagatcctgTCAATATTTCAACAAGCCCATCGGGACGGAGCTTGGACCGTTCGAATGGCAAAAAGGAACACAGCCACCCCGAAAGGTTCAAATCTGACAAGCTGGTGGCCGAATCTTGCTGCAAACAACAGGGGTCGTCGGATTGCAACCCAGGTCATAACCTCCAGAAATCGGCTAGTCACGATTATGATGCCGATTACGCCCCAAGGGAGATTCTGGAGCGCAGGCTTGACCGAGAGAACTCTCCTACTGAAATGCTAATGGATAGCGTTGATAATTTGTCTCAAGACCTCTCAGCCGCCAGTTTGAATGAAACTTCATCCTCAGCGACCGTCAAAGTTGGCAAGGCAAAGCAAAAACGTGCTAAGAAGGCCGCTATTGCGGATGAAAGGCTTCAGTTAACAGAGTGCACTGTTTGCAatgcttccttctcttcgagGAATAAGCTTTTTTCTCATCTAAAGTTGCATCGATAG
- a CDS encoding WD repeat protein (BUSCO:EOG09262E3Q;~COG:S;~EggNog:ENOG410PG3P;~InterPro:IPR036322,IPR015943,IPR001680,IPR011044, IPR017986;~PFAM:PF00400;~go_function: GO:0005515 - protein binding [Evidence IEA]): MSTTNYASPARLAKRSRPSEVALENMQTRREGTKRRRTSTGDDVVEGHPSPNSLDLSKKPACYDTTSEAALSIDDKNATRPSDCWALTRGIAGQFTHLDPILSADEQYLFLGLETAIHIYSVATSRLFRVLEVGPGDRIIGCLLSPFSPEHIHIFVASGSVSEWDWLSNKQLAHWKTSSHRTISADLICNTSVYNTDTYNRLFSLRERKNGRRELTITPLNTETPKSTVLLETDANIDNFKIIGSGQAIIAYGGSRMFFGTSCFTPDSELAKYAWKEVKLAATITCVDIKQGKPRGSENQKVPDFAIAVGGADGSILIYHDALGFLGVKVGEDKKPAVPRRLHWHRNPVMAVRWSTDGNYVLSGGHESVMVLWQLDTGRKQFLPHLSSPIGNIVVSGSGNSYVIKLADNRVVVLSARELQPLATITSLQLCARSSKHPGQIVAKPPHTSRTFAAMLHPRHLDQLLITVPACHQLTHEGTASTGAPVLQTYDIRSGSHISRQALARTNATTLNNGPDGARVLAPNIEYLSVSQDGKWMATIDSWSPYPEDVEALNMDHGIHFERGEIYLKFWRWNETSSLWQLVTRIDDPHFSTNGSANVLGIASRPNGHEFATIGSDGLLRFWRPVIRQRHGMKRDSEQPPETWKCRNTLDLRGYLKTYDVNSTHLSSASVCFSEDGSVLAASLQSGATDLGLTILIDVRSCCIRYSKVGVCSGDISAAAFLGCYFLIATDRSVFMWDTVNDDVKAIEPPEVQSDHDGGPRILAVNSRTQTFATTSKNLRKKATSKRLHNSRFTVQVYDVNSATLLSRFQLAKEPVALVSNSHSTEYIVVDAGADVQRIGCAGRASPLVHADNNLVQYSGLGLENMFRRHPTSMMNRSSASTITADLKTGPSERIGLAGVFGDTPPFVLPPSRIVFRDLVKALSA; encoded by the exons ATGTCTACAACAAACTATGCAAGCCCAGCGCGGCTTGCGAAACGATCCCGGCCAAGTGAAGTAGCACTTGAAAACATGCAAACCAGAAGAGAGGGTACAAAGAGGCGCCGGACTTCTactggcgatgatgttgttgaagggCACCCGTCCCCCAATTCCTTGGACCTATCCAAGAAGCCCGCATGTTATGACACCACTTCTGAGGCCGCCCTTAGTATCGACGATAAGAATGCGACAAGGCCGTCCGATTGTTGGGCATTGACCCGGGGTATAGCCGGACAGTTTACTCACCTAGATCCTATTCTTTCAGCTGATGAACA ATACCTCTTTCTCGGTCTCGAAACAGCGATTCATATCTATTCAGTTGCAACTTCCCGTCTCTTCCGCGTTCTAGAGGTAGGCCCCGGCGACCGCATAATTGGGTGTTTACTATCCCCGTTCAGCCCCGAGCATATCCATATTTTTGTCGCGTCTGGGTCGGTGAGTGAGTGGGATTGGCTCTCGAACAAACAGCTTGCGCATTGGAAAACGTCGTCACACAGAACAATTTCAGCCGACTTGATTTGCAATACTTCCGTGTATAATACAGATACGTATAATCGATTGTTTTCTCTGCGAGAGCGCAAGAACGGGAGAAGGGAATTAACGATTACTCCGTTGAATACTGAAACCCCCAAGAGCACAGTGTTGCTCGAAACTGACGCCAACATCGACAACTTCAAAATAATAGGAAGTGGCCAGGCAATTATCGCATATGGTGGTTCGCGCATGTTTTTCGGGACTTCGTGCTTTACTCCAGACTCAGAGTTAGCGAAGTACGCGTGGAAGGAGGTCAAGTTGGCCGCCACCATTACTTGTGTCGATATCAAACAGGGGAAGCCACGAGGTTCAGAAAACCAAAAGGTGCCAGATTTTGCTATCGCTGTCGGAGGGGCGGACGGctctatactaatataccACGATGCCTTGGGCTTCCTCGGTGTCAAGGTTGGGGAGGACAAGAAGCCAGCAGTTCCCAGGCGCCTCCATTGGCATCGAAATCCTGTCATGGCCGTTCGTTGGTCAACTGATG GCAATTATGTCCTCTCAGGTGGCCATGAGTCGGTCATGGTGTTATGGCAATTAGATACGGGTCGAAAGCAATTTTTGCCACATCTATCGTCCCCGATCGGCAATATAGTTGTCTCTGGGAGTGGAAACTCATATGTCATAAAGTTGGCTGATAACCGTGTTGTGGTATTATCAGCTAGAGAGTTGCAACCCTTGGCTACTATAACTAGCCTACAGTTGTGCGCTAGGTCTTCAAAACACCCTGGACAAATAGTAGCAAAACCTCCTCATACATCCAGGACGTTTGCAGCAATGCTGCATCCAAGGCATCTGGATCAACTTCTCATAACTGTCCCAGCCTGTCATCAACTCACACATGAAGGCACCGCGTCAACAGGTGCTCCCGTTCTACAGACCTATGATATCCGCTCAGGGAGTCATATATCCCGCCAAGCTCTCGCACGTACGAACGCAACAACATTAAATAATGGTCCCGATGGGGCTCGGGTCCTTGCACCTAATATTGAATATCTCAGTGTCTCCCAAGACGGAAAATGGATGGCTACCATTGACAGCTGGAGCCCCTATCCGGAAGATGTTGAGGCTCTTAACATGGACCATGGCATTCACTTTGAGCGGGGGGAAATATACTTGAAGTTCTGGCGTTGGAACGAAACATCCTCTCTCTGGCAGCTAGTTACCCGCATTGATGATCCGCATTTCTCCACAAATGGCTCTGCAAACGTTTTGGGTATTGCGTCACGCCCAAATGGTCATGAGTTTGCGACAATTGGGTCTGATGGATTACTGCGTTTTTGGCGCCCAGTTATCAGGCAACGTCATGGTATGAAGAGAGATAGTGAACAGCCACCGGAAACTTGGAAGTGCCGAAATACGCTCGACTTGAGGGGGTATCTGAAAACCTACGACGTAAATTCTACCCACCTTAGCTCTGCTTCGGTGTGCTTTTCTGAAGATGGGTCAGTACTGGCAGCATCTTTACAGTCGGGTGCCACAGACCTCGGCCTTACCATCCTTATTGACGTGCGAAGCTGCTGTATCAGATACAGCAAGGTTGGGGTGTGCTCAGGAGATATTTCTGCGGCTGCGTTTCTGGGCTGCTATTTTCTCATTGCCACAGACCGGTCGGTGTTTATGTGGGACACAGTCAACGATGATGTGAAAGCAATAGAACCCCCAGAAGTACAGTCAGACCATGACGGCGGCCCACGCATTTTGGCTGTGAACTCTAGAACACAGACATTCGCCACGACTTCAAAGAATTTGCGAAAAAAGGCAACTTCGAAAAGGCTTCACAATTCTCGATTTACCGTGCAGGTATACGATGTAAACTCTGCGACATTGCTTTCTCGTTTTCAGCTGGCCAAAGAACCGGTGGCTTTAGTCTCGAATTCGCATTCAACTGAATACATCGTTGTGGATGCTGGAGCAGACGTACAGCGAATTGGCTGTGCAGGCAGAGCCTCTCCGCTCGTTCACGCAGACAATAACTTAGTCCAATATTCGGGCCTTGGGCTAGAAAATATGTTTAGGCGGCATCCTACCAGCATGATGAACAGATCTTCCGCATCAACAATTACCGCCGATTTAAAAACAGGACCGTCGGAAAGAATTGGGCTGGCCGGTGTCTTTGGTGATACGCCTCCGTTTGTTCTACCTCCTTCTCGCATCGTCTTTCGTGACCTGGTCAAAGCCCTCTCAGCCTAG
- a CDS encoding uncharacterized protein (COG:S;~EggNog:ENOG410PIAS) translates to MSVEQHLPAQATGPSDGSHPSFIISTANVDSYGPSVSDTEAKAEAENIPISATKASASRHISQEKMAIQTAASNLGHSRTGPEYDEPKSVIHDLAGSSGFELNAWQSSGKMPMSQEEIITSSASPISIKVTSQNIGEQSTKRFSNSLISPPLLTTSIEPTRDWSERGTPRAQTRQDFEGIDKRIHLSSLEDIPEGIDSYKRTIGSDDQAADRPVLKDEYFPMGSSEITALQAALLECWSLCNTLSTLSSIHRERGGFAVDTQDDTWKSCWRLCQQLYAGQVDDNASQVNPTLDLCRNFCQTLFETRARDSEVSDSVLRVSFELSNHLYNTHDRSLPDAFRERTLDFYITLCHRLMKQRDRVPGTDSLLSACWSLAEMLFSIRQNKKEGRVVDEELLGSAVQACWELCDIFREGWTQGNLRNSDRGTPRPSQATFTLAEKQIKQSDVARAEDVLRNPETPTTIFEDIGTISPNEGPAQNMAPHANRSSNASSISGRSHSSERTSSTNTVITLSNDSNINGLRVLITKAALNNGFQRNGSQGLSSFVKSLSSDAFGSAPWQVALLKHYKGLVAFEPTFQDIESVTRASAMDISKAVRLMAQSGRYIWLSDLYRLVFGFHVEEGINCDAIMLQV, encoded by the exons AT GTCGGTTGAGCAACACCTCCCTGCGCAAGCCACCGGGCCTTCCGATGGCTCGCATCCCTCATTCATAATATCAACGGCAAATGTGGATTCTTATGGCCCAAGCGTTAGCGACACCgaagccaaagccgaagccgaaaATATACCCATATCTGCAACCAAAGCATCAGCGTCAAGGCATATTTCTCAAGAAAAAATGGCG ATACAAACTGCGGCTTCAAACCTAGGTCACTCTAGAACTGGGCCCGAGTATGACGAGCCGAAGTCTGTGATACATGACCTGGCCGGCTCTAGCGGGTTTGAACTAAATGCCTGGCAATCCTCGGGCAAAATGCCCATGTCCCAAGAAGAGATAATTACGTCTTCGGCATCTCctataagtattaaagttACGTCTCAAAATATAGGGGAACAAAGTACAAAG AGGTTTTCCAACAGTCTCATATCGCCTCCTCTGCTGACCACCAGTATTGAACCCACAAGGGATTGGTCTGAAAGAGGGACACCACGCGCACAGACAAGGCAGGACTTTGAGGGTATTGACAAAAGAATACACTTAAGTAGCCTCGAAG ACATACCAGAAGGCATCGATAGCTACAAGAGAACCATTGGGAGTGACGATCAAGCAGCAGATCGCCCTGTTTTAAAGGATGAGTATTTTCCTATGGGGAGCTCTGAGATAACGGCATTGCAGGCAGCCCTCCTTGAGTGCTGGTCGCTTTGCAACACGCTTTCCACCCTAAGCTCAATCCACCGGGAGCGAGGTGGTTTCGCTGTCGATACCCAAGACGATACTTGGAAGTCATGCTGGCGGCTGTGTCAGCAGCTATACGCAGGCCAAGTGGATGATAATGCGTCCCAAGTTAATCCAACGCTTGATCTTTGCCGCAACTTCTGCCAAACTTTATTTGAAACTAGGGCTCGTGACAGTGAGGTTTCGGACTCGGTTCTCCGCGTCAGCTTTGAGCTGAGCAATCATTTATATAATACACACGACCGTAGCCTTCCAGATGCATTTAGGGAACGAACCCTCGACTTTTACATCACACTATGCCATCGCCTAATGAAACAAAGAGACCGCGTACCGGGGACAGACTCTCTCCTAAGCGCCTGCTGGTCATTGGCCGAGATGCTGTTCAGTATACgccaaaacaaaaaagaaggcCGCGTGGTAGATGAAGAATTGCTAGGTTCGGCAGTCCAGGCATGCTGGGAACTTTGTGATATTTTCCGAGAAGGATGGACGCAGGGGAACTTGCGGAACTCTGATCGTGGAACACCTCGACCAAGCCAGGCAACCTTTACATTGGCCGAGAAACAGATCAAACAATCTGACGTTGCTCGTGCTGAGGACGTCCTGAGAAACCCTGAAACGCCAACAACGATATTCGAAGATATCGGCACCATTTCTCCCAACGAAGGGCCCGCTCAAAACATGGCCCCACACGCTAACCGGTCATCGAATGCATCAAGTATCTCAGGGAGGAGTCATTCTTCTGAGAGAACATCCTCAACAAACACAGTTATAACACTCTCTAACGACTCGAATATAAACGGTCTCAGAGTTCTTATCACCAAGGCAGCCTTGAACAACGGATTTCAGCGCAATGGATCCCAAGGTCTTTCATCATTTGTTAAGTCACTGTCGTCAGACGCATTCGGGTCTGCTCCCTGGCAAGTGGCTCTTCTGAAACATTACAAGGGTCTAGTAGCGTTTGAGCCCACGTTTCAAGATATCGAATCTGTGACCAGGGCAAGCGCGATGGATATATCTAAGGCGGTTAGACTTATGGCCCAGAGTGGGCGGTATATCTGGCTATCTGACCTCTACCGTCTTGTATTCGGTTTCCATGTTGAAGAGGGAATAAACTGTGACGCGATTATGTTACAGGTATAG